TCAGGTCGGCCACGTTCGGGCCGGCGCCGATGGCCTGCGACAGTTCGACGGTGGGGATCCACAGGCCGTTGTCGAGGACGAGCTGCTGCGCCTGGCCGATGAGTTCGGCGCGGGCCGCGGGGTCGGTCGTGGACAGCTGACGGTTCAGCACGTCGTCGAGCTCGGGGATGGGGCCGCGCTTGTTGAGGTTGCGGCCCTCGAGGCCGAAGGCGGTGCGTAGGATGTCGCCGTCGGCGCGGGTGCTGTTGTAGTAGTTCGACTCGTAGTCGCCCGAGTTCTGCCGCGCCGTGGATTCCGGGGTGGAGACGAGGTCGAGCTGCAGGTCGATGCCCACCGCCCGCAGCTGCTGCTGCACCAGTTCGAGGATGGCCTGGTTACCGGCGAAGACGGAGCTGAACAGCACGGGGAAGCTCAGGCGCTGCCCGTCCTTGACGCGGATCCCGTCCGGGCCGGGCACCCAGCCCGCCTCGTCGAGGATCTGCTGGGCCTTCGCCGGGTCGTAGGTGACCTCGTCGAGTTCGACGTAACCGGGGGTCGCGGAGGCGAGAGTGCCGGTCGCCGGACGGAAGTCCGGGCCGAGGACGGTGTCGACGAGTTCCTGCCGGTCGATCGCCGGGACGAGCGCGCTGCGTACGGCCGGGTCGGCGAGGACACCGCGGCCGACGTTGGGCTGGAAACCGAACGGGAGGCCGGGATTCGGGGTGGTGAGGATGCGGCCGCCCGTGCCTTCGATCTGCGGGGCGTCCTGCGGCAGCGCGTCGGAGACGGCGTCGAGCTGACCCGAGGCGAGCGAGCCGGTGCGGACACCGGATTCGGGGACGATGGTGAACTCGATGCGGTCCAGATAGGCCTCGCCGTCGTGGCCGAACGCCTCGGAACCCCACGCGTAGCCGGTGCGCTTGACGAGGGTGGCCGACTTGTCCTGCTGGTAGTCCTCGAAGACGAACGGGCCGGTGCCCGACAGTTCACCTGCGCAACGTTCCTCGGCGCTCTTGGCGGTGTCGGCGTCGGAGAGGAGGCCGAGCTGCACGGTGGCGGTGGCCTGCAGGAAGGGTGCGTTCGGGGCGGAGAAGTTCACCTGGGCGGTGCGGTCGTCGACGACGGTGGTGCCGGTGTACCCGGCGAGATAGCCGACGGCCGAGGGTGCCTTCACACCACCGAGGGTGTTCACGATCGCGTCGAAGTTCTTCTTCACGGACTCGGCGGTGAACGGGGTGCCGTCGCTGAACGTCACGCCGTCCTTCAGCCGGAAGGTGAACTGCGTGCCGTCCTCGTTCGACTCCCAGCTCTCGGCCAGCCACGGCACGATCTCGCCGGTCGCCGGGTCCTGGTCGGTGAGCGAGTCGACGACCTGCCGGACGACGTAGATGGTCTGGTTGGTGCCGGACTGCGCCGGATCCGCGCAGGTGGGTGCCTGCGACAGGCCGTAACGCAGGGTGCCGCCGGGCTGCGGGTCGCCGGTGGGGGCCGAACCGGCCTCGGTGCCGGCACCGCACGCGGTCAGCGCGGCCGCCAGCACGGCGGTCGCGGCGGTGGTGGTGGCGAACCGGGACGCGGAAGAGGAGAGGGACAACGACGTGCTCCGTGATCTGGGCATGGCACCGGGGCATCACGCGGATGCGATACCGCGGTGCGTGGGAGGGTCAGGGTCGTGGCTCGAGGTTACGGAGCCGACGGTGGGAGGCATACCTTTTCTCTCACCGCGATCGGAAGGGTTCCCTGCGGCGAGAACGCCTCAGGCGGGGACGGGGTTGCGATGCGGTACGGTCGCCCGCAGGACGGGCGCGACCTCGGCCTGGAACAGTTCGAGGCTCGCCCGGTACTCGGCCTCGGTGAGGCCGCCGCGGTCGGCGGTGACGTGCATGACCTCGTGCCCGAACCGCTCGTGGTAGCGGAGCACCTTGTCGATCACCTGCTGCGGGCTGCCGATGAGCGCGGAGGAGCGTTCGACGAAGTCCTCGATCGTCTCGAAGACGACGGGTAGCCCACTCTGCCTCGCGAATTCGAGCCGTTGCTCGAACAGTGGCCGGTACCGTTCGACGGCCTCCTGCGAGGTCGGCGCGACGTAGAGGCCGGCGGTGCCGGCCCCGATCCGCGCCGCCGCGGGATCGTGCCCGTAGGCGACCCAGCGTTCCCGGTAGTGGTCGATGAGCTCGGCGTACGGCTCGATGGGGTTGGTGAGGTTGGCGGAGAAGATCGGGTCGCCGTACTGCGCGGCCAGATCGACGGATTCGCGGCTGGTAGCGCTGCCGTGCCAGATGGTCGGGCGCTTCTGCAGCGGGCGCGGCACGGTGACGGCGTCGGACAGTGGCGGCCGGAACCGGCCCTCCCAGGTCACCGTCTCGTTCTCCCACAGAGCCCGGAACAGTCCGTAGCCTTCGCGGTTGCGGTCCCACTGATCCTCGGTGGTGACGTGGAACAGCTCGGCCTGGGCGGTGCCGTTGCCCTTGCCGATCATCAACTGCAGGCGGCCGCCGGACAGGTTGTCGAGGGTCGAGTAGTCCTCGAACGCCCGCACCGGGTCGAGCAGGCTCAACGTCGTGACGCCCGTCCACAGTTCGAGGGTGCTGGTGCGGGCTGCGATGTTGCTCAGCACCACCGGTGGCGCCGACGCCAGGAACGGCTTCTCGTGTCGCTCCCCCACCGCGAAGCCTTCGAAGCCGAGCTGTTCGGCGAACACCGCGGTATCGACGACCTCGCGCAGCCGTTCGGCCGGGGAGACCAGCTCGCCGGTGACGGGATCGGGTTGGTGGATGATCAGGCTCAGCAGCAGGAACTTCACGCGGAGGCCGCCTTTCGGACGAGGTGCTTCTCGAAGGGATGCGGGCCGATCTCCTCGGCCGGCTTCCGGGGGTCGAACAGTGCGGTGTAGCCGGCCGCGAGGTACAGGGCGACCGCTTCGGGCTGCCGCCATCCGGTGGTGAGGTAGATGCGGGTGTAACCCCGCTGCGCCGCTTCGGCTTCGAGTTCTTCGAGGACGATGCGGCCGAGACCACGGCGACGGTGGTGCCGCGACGTCCAGATCCGTTTCAGCTCGGCGGTGTCCGCGTCGTAACGCTGGAAGGCGCCACCCGCGACGGGGGTGCCGTCCTCGACGAGGACGAGGAGCGCACCGTCGGGCGGCGCGAACCGGTCCTCCGGGTAGGTGGTGAGACTTTCGTACTGTTCCTCGAAGGGCCGCTCGTAGCGGGTGCTGTACTCGACGGCGAGTTCCTCGAGCAGCGGCGCGGCGAGCGGGTCGTCCTGCCGCACCGCGCGCACCTCGAGCCGGCGGGTACCGCTCACGAGACCCCCACCTGCTGGCGGCTGCCGAACCGGAACGGTTCGGGAGCGGTGGCGATGCCGTCCGCGAGGTCGGCGACGAGTTCACCGATGGCGGGGCCGAATTTGAAGCCGTGCCCGGAGAATCCGGCCGCGACGGTCACGGTTCCGGTGCGGTCGACGACGAAGTTCGAGTCCGGGGTCGTCGTGTAGAGGCAGGTGTCCACTCTGGCACTGTCGGCATCCACTCCCGGAAGCCACGTCCGCGCGTACTCGACGAGCCGCTCCACACCGCCGGGGTCGGCGACGAAACTGCGGGTGTCGGGATCGACCTGCGGCCCGGTGCCGTGCTCCCCGATCTTGATGCCGTCGATGGAACCGAGCCCGTAGATCCCCTCCCCCGTGAGCTGCGCGCCGCGGTGGTGGACGAAGCTGGGCCAGTCGGCGTCCGAGACCGGCACGAAGTGCGCGGGTTGCTCCTGCGTGGTGCGCAGCGGCGGCAGCACGGGACGGGCGGTGAGGTCCGCGGCGTCGAGCAGGGTGCGGGTCCATGCCCCGGCCGCGACGACGACGTGCCGTGCGTAGATCACGGTGTCGTCGAGGACGACCTCGACCCCGCCGGTGGTCTCGCGGATCAGCCGCACGCCGCTGGTGTGTCGGACCTCGGCTCCGGCATCGGCCGCCGCCTGCTGGAGTGCGGCGACGGCCCGGTCGGCGTGCAGCCGTCCCGCGTCGGGGTGGAACAGCACGGTGGTGTCGAATCGGATTCCCGGCCAGCGCTGTTCCGCTTGGTCGGGGGTGAGGAGGGTGTGGTCGATGCCGAGTTCGGTCAGCGACCTCGCCTTGGCGTGCACGGCGTCGGGCAGGCCGTGGTCGACCGCGCCGGTGAGGTCGAGCA
This region of Rhodococcus sp. Z13 genomic DNA includes:
- a CDS encoding ABC transporter substrate-binding protein, translated to MPRSRSTSLSLSSSASRFATTTAATAVLAAALTACGAGTEAGSAPTGDPQPGGTLRYGLSQAPTCADPAQSGTNQTIYVVRQVVDSLTDQDPATGEIVPWLAESWESNEDGTQFTFRLKDGVTFSDGTPFTAESVKKNFDAIVNTLGGVKAPSAVGYLAGYTGTTVVDDRTAQVNFSAPNAPFLQATATVQLGLLSDADTAKSAEERCAGELSGTGPFVFEDYQQDKSATLVKRTGYAWGSEAFGHDGEAYLDRIEFTIVPESGVRTGSLASGQLDAVSDALPQDAPQIEGTGGRILTTPNPGLPFGFQPNVGRGVLADPAVRSALVPAIDRQELVDTVLGPDFRPATGTLASATPGYVELDEVTYDPAKAQQILDEAGWVPGPDGIRVKDGQRLSFPVLFSSVFAGNQAILELVQQQLRAVGIDLQLDLVSTPESTARQNSGDYESNYYNSTRADGDILRTAFGLEGRNLNKRGPIPELDDVLNRQLSTTDPAARAELIGQAQQLVLDNGLWIPTVELSQAIGAGPNVADLKFEASARLQFFDTWLSE
- a CDS encoding LLM class flavin-dependent oxidoreductase, translated to MKFLLLSLIIHQPDPVTGELVSPAERLREVVDTAVFAEQLGFEGFAVGERHEKPFLASAPPVVLSNIAARTSTLELWTGVTTLSLLDPVRAFEDYSTLDNLSGGRLQLMIGKGNGTAQAELFHVTTEDQWDRNREGYGLFRALWENETVTWEGRFRPPLSDAVTVPRPLQKRPTIWHGSATSRESVDLAAQYGDPIFSANLTNPIEPYAELIDHYRERWVAYGHDPAAARIGAGTAGLYVAPTSQEAVERYRPLFEQRLEFARQSGLPVVFETIEDFVERSSALIGSPQQVIDKVLRYHERFGHEVMHVTADRGGLTEAEYRASLELFQAEVAPVLRATVPHRNPVPA
- a CDS encoding GNAT family N-acetyltransferase, with amino-acid sequence MSGTRRLEVRAVRQDDPLAAPLLEELAVEYSTRYERPFEEQYESLTTYPEDRFAPPDGALLVLVEDGTPVAGGAFQRYDADTAELKRIWTSRHHRRRGLGRIVLEELEAEAAQRGYTRIYLTTGWRQPEAVALYLAAGYTALFDPRKPAEEIGPHPFEKHLVRKAASA
- a CDS encoding FAD-dependent oxidoreductase; the protein is MSRVNGPVDVVIVGGGVMGSAAAWRLAARGRRVTLLEQFERGHHRGASHGSSRIYRQAYDGQFHTALAARALPLWRQLEETTGTRLLDLTGAVDHGLPDAVHAKARSLTELGIDHTLLTPDQAEQRWPGIRFDTTVLFHPDAGRLHADRAVAALQQAAADAGAEVRHTSGVRLIRETTGGVEVVLDDTVIYARHVVVAAGAWTRTLLDAADLTARPVLPPLRTTQEQPAHFVPVSDADWPSFVHHRGAQLTGEGIYGLGSIDGIKIGEHGTGPQVDPDTRSFVADPGGVERLVEYARTWLPGVDADSARVDTCLYTTTPDSNFVVDRTGTVTVAAGFSGHGFKFGPAIGELVADLADGIATAPEPFRFGSRQQVGVS